The proteins below come from a single Serratia ficaria genomic window:
- a CDS encoding ABC transporter ATP-binding protein, whose amino-acid sequence MAYLNVTRLNKRYGQTQVFADIDFSAEEGEFVTLLGPSGCGKSTLLRCLAGLTPVDSGQILLQGQDLVPLAPQKRGIGMVFQSYALFPNMTVDGNVAFGLKMQKLAAAQTRQRVQEVLALVELTELAGRYPHQLSGGQCQRVALARSLVTRPRLLLLDEPLSALDARIRKHLREQIRRIQRELNLTAIFVTHDQEEALTLSDRIVLMNKGQIVQSGDAETLYTQPADAFAAGFIGNHNLLSAEQAALLTGGPYHGKVAIRPESIGLLPAGQGIAAVILNHSLLGNVVRYRVQARGVELLVDVLNRSVADLHADGSEIGLHLETVTLREVA is encoded by the coding sequence ATGGCTTATCTCAACGTCACCCGTTTGAACAAACGCTATGGCCAGACCCAGGTGTTTGCGGATATCGATTTCAGCGCCGAAGAGGGCGAGTTCGTCACCCTGCTGGGGCCGAGCGGCTGCGGCAAGTCGACGCTGCTGCGCTGCCTAGCGGGACTGACCCCGGTCGACAGCGGGCAAATCCTGCTGCAGGGCCAGGATCTGGTGCCGCTGGCGCCGCAAAAGCGCGGCATCGGCATGGTGTTCCAAAGCTATGCGCTGTTTCCCAACATGACGGTGGATGGCAACGTGGCCTTCGGCCTGAAGATGCAGAAGCTGGCGGCGGCGCAGACTCGCCAGCGGGTGCAGGAGGTGCTGGCGCTGGTGGAGCTCACCGAACTGGCCGGGCGCTACCCGCACCAGCTGTCCGGCGGCCAGTGCCAACGGGTGGCGCTGGCGCGATCGCTGGTGACCCGCCCGCGCCTGCTGCTGCTCGACGAGCCGCTGTCGGCGCTGGACGCGCGCATCCGCAAGCACCTGCGCGAACAAATCCGCCGCATCCAGCGCGAGCTGAACCTGACGGCGATCTTCGTCACCCACGATCAGGAAGAGGCGCTGACGCTGTCGGACCGCATCGTGCTGATGAATAAGGGCCAGATCGTGCAGAGCGGCGATGCGGAAACCCTGTATACCCAGCCGGCCGACGCCTTCGCCGCCGGGTTTATCGGCAACCACAACCTGCTCAGCGCCGAACAGGCCGCGCTTTTGACCGGCGGCCCTTACCACGGTAAGGTAGCTATTCGCCCCGAATCCATCGGTTTGCTGCCTGCCGGGCAGGGGATCGCTGCGGTGATCCTCAACCACAGCCTGCTGGGCAATGTGGTGCGCTACCGCGTTCAGGCGCGTGGCGTGGAGCTGCTGGTGGACGTGCTGAACCGCTCGGTAGCCGATTTGCACGCCGACGGCAGCGAGATTGGGCTACACTTGGAAACTGTTACATTACGGGAAGTTGCATGA
- a CDS encoding ABC transporter permease: MSPIERLYHRTVTCLLLLILLLPLAATLIYALATQWGATILPDGFTLKWLLALWSDPRFLLALGHSLLICFGTLVLAVVVILPTMFVIAYYFPKLDAVMNVLILLPFAVPPVVSAVGLMQLYAADPLPLLGTPWILIGCYFTIALPFIYRAISNNLQAINLRDLMDAAHLLGASTWQAALLVVLPNLRKGGMIAVLLSFSFLIGEFVFANLLVGSQYETLQVYLFNMRNGSGHFTSALVISYFAVVLLVTWLANLLNKNKG, from the coding sequence ATGTCGCCCATTGAACGCCTCTACCATCGCACGGTGACCTGCCTGCTGTTGCTGATCTTGTTGCTGCCGCTGGCGGCGACCCTGATTTACGCGCTGGCCACCCAGTGGGGCGCCACCATTTTGCCGGACGGCTTTACCCTGAAGTGGCTGCTGGCGCTGTGGAGCGACCCGCGCTTCCTGCTGGCGTTAGGGCATTCGCTGCTGATCTGTTTCGGCACGCTGGTGCTGGCGGTGGTGGTGATTTTGCCGACGATGTTTGTGATCGCTTACTACTTCCCTAAGCTCGATGCGGTAATGAACGTGCTGATCCTGCTGCCGTTCGCCGTGCCGCCGGTGGTCTCGGCGGTCGGGCTGATGCAGCTGTACGCCGCCGATCCGCTGCCGCTGCTGGGCACCCCCTGGATCCTGATCGGCTGTTACTTCACCATCGCGCTGCCGTTTATCTATCGCGCCATCAGCAATAACCTGCAGGCCATCAACCTGCGCGACCTGATGGACGCCGCGCACCTGCTGGGCGCCAGCACCTGGCAAGCGGCGCTGCTGGTGGTGCTGCCAAACCTGCGCAAGGGCGGGATGATTGCGGTGCTGTTGTCGTTTTCGTTTCTTATCGGCGAGTTCGTGTTCGCCAACCTACTGGTGGGCAGCCAGTATGAAACGCTGCAGGTCTATCTGTTCAATATGCGCAACGGCAGCGGTCATTTCACCAGCGCGCTGGTTATCTCCTATTTCGCCGTGGTGCTGTTAGTCACCTGGCTGGCGAATCTGCTGAATAAAAACAAGGGCTAA
- a CDS encoding ABC transporter permease, translating into MSAKWIAALCLLPFILLFGAFQIAPLVWIAVSSFFSETGGWGWGNYVDVLTSPFYLQAFQFSLEISWWSSVYGLLIALVGSYSLRQLGQTRFHDFVMSFTNMTSNFAGVPLAFAFVILLGLNGCLTLLLRKYGLMESFNLYSKGGLIVLYTYFQIPLGVLLLYPAFDALREDWRESASLLGASPWRYWRHIGLPVLAPALMGTFVILLANALGAYATVYALTTGNFNVIPIRISALVAGDISLDPNLASALAMLLVAMMVFITLIHQWLLRRSYLNARS; encoded by the coding sequence ATGAGCGCCAAATGGATTGCCGCGCTGTGCCTGCTGCCGTTTATCCTGCTGTTCGGCGCCTTCCAAATCGCGCCGCTGGTGTGGATCGCCGTCAGCAGCTTCTTTAGCGAAACCGGCGGCTGGGGCTGGGGCAACTACGTTGACGTACTGACCTCGCCGTTTTATCTGCAGGCGTTTCAGTTCTCGCTGGAGATCTCCTGGTGGTCCAGCGTTTACGGCTTGCTGATCGCCCTAGTGGGCAGTTACTCACTGCGCCAGCTGGGCCAGACGCGGTTTCATGATTTCGTGATGTCCTTTACCAACATGACCAGCAACTTTGCCGGGGTGCCGTTGGCGTTCGCCTTCGTCATCCTGCTGGGGCTGAACGGCTGCCTGACGCTGCTGCTGCGCAAATACGGCCTGATGGAGAGTTTTAACCTCTATTCGAAGGGCGGTCTGATCGTGCTGTACACCTACTTCCAGATCCCGCTGGGCGTGTTGCTGTTGTACCCGGCGTTCGACGCGCTGCGCGAGGACTGGCGCGAATCGGCCTCGCTGCTCGGCGCCAGCCCCTGGCGTTACTGGCGCCACATCGGCCTGCCGGTGCTGGCGCCGGCGCTGATGGGCACCTTCGTGATCCTGCTGGCCAACGCGCTGGGCGCCTACGCCACCGTGTATGCGCTCACCACCGGCAACTTCAACGTGATCCCGATACGCATCTCGGCGCTGGTAGCCGGTGACATTTCCCTCGATCCCAACCTGGCCAGCGCGCTGGCGATGCTGCTGGTGGCGATGATGGTCTTCATCACCCTGATCCACCAGTGGCTGTTGCGCAGGAGCTACCTCAATGCGCGCTCATAA
- a CDS encoding alkaline phosphatase family protein, translating to MKTILVLLDGLNYQVAHDAMGYLQAECAAGRGRLYQLESELPSLSRPLYECILTGVTPVESGVVHNQVSRLSQQQSVFHYARAAGLTTAAAAYHWFSELYNRTPFDAARDRHTDDAELPIQHGHFYYDDGYPDTHLFDDAENLRRRHQPDFLLIHPMNIDDAGHRFGLSSPQYRNAARHADGALSRYLPDWLAAGYQVMVTADHGMNDDRSHGGVLPEERQVPLFVFGAAFSQNDADPLQTELCGTLCDLLQVAHDKPRCRALLAQGER from the coding sequence ATGAAAACGATCCTCGTGCTGCTGGACGGCCTCAACTATCAAGTGGCGCACGACGCCATGGGGTATCTGCAGGCCGAATGCGCGGCGGGGCGTGGACGGTTGTATCAGCTGGAGAGCGAGTTGCCCTCGCTCTCCCGGCCGCTGTATGAATGCATCCTCACCGGCGTGACGCCGGTGGAGAGCGGCGTGGTGCATAACCAGGTGTCGCGTCTCTCGCAGCAGCAAAGCGTATTCCACTACGCGCGCGCTGCCGGGCTGACCACCGCCGCCGCCGCCTACCATTGGTTCAGCGAGCTGTATAACCGCACGCCGTTCGACGCCGCGCGCGATCGCCATACCGACGACGCCGAACTGCCGATCCAGCACGGCCATTTTTATTACGACGACGGCTACCCCGATACGCACCTGTTCGACGACGCCGAAAACCTGCGCCGCCGCCATCAGCCGGATTTCCTGTTGATTCACCCGATGAATATCGACGACGCCGGCCATCGCTTCGGCCTGTCGTCGCCGCAGTACCGCAACGCGGCGCGCCATGCCGACGGCGCGCTGTCGCGCTATCTGCCCGACTGGCTGGCCGCCGGCTATCAGGTGATGGTCACCGCCGATCACGGCATGAATGACGATCGCAGCCACGGCGGGGTGCTGCCGGAAGAGCGGCAGGTACCGCTGTTCGTGTTCGGCGCGGCGTTCAGCCAGAACGACGCCGATCCGCTGCAGACCGAGCTGTGCGGCACCCTGTGCGATCTGCTGCAGGTGGCGCATGACAAACCGCGCTGCCGGGCGTTGTTGGCGCAGGGTGAAAGATGA
- a CDS encoding ABC transporter substrate-binding protein, which yields MKRLCASVLSSAMLLTSQMSWAADTDLAALEQAAKKEGEVNSVGMPDSWANWKGTWQDLLSKYGLKHVDTDMSSAQEIAKFDAEKGNATADIGDVGAAFGPIAVQKGVTQPYKPSTWEQVPDWAKDKDGHWALAYTGTIAFIINKQQVKDIPHSWADLLKGSYQVTIGDVGTASQAASGVLAATYAMGGNEKNLKPGLEFFGKLAKAGRLSLSNPVIASLEKGEVQVGVVWDFNGLNYRDQIDKTRFDVLIPSDGSITSGYTTIINKYAKHPNAAKLAREYIFSDAGQINLARGYARPIRAEHLTLPDDVKAKLLPAEQYKNAHPIADPAAWEQSAKTLPRQWQENVIMFMQQ from the coding sequence ATGAAACGTTTGTGCGCTTCTGTGTTAAGCAGTGCCATGCTACTGACCAGCCAGATGAGCTGGGCCGCAGATACCGATCTGGCGGCGCTGGAGCAGGCGGCCAAGAAGGAAGGCGAGGTCAACAGCGTCGGCATGCCGGACAGCTGGGCCAACTGGAAAGGCACCTGGCAGGATCTGCTGAGCAAATATGGCCTGAAGCATGTCGATACCGACATGAGCTCGGCGCAGGAAATCGCCAAGTTCGATGCGGAGAAGGGCAACGCCACCGCGGATATCGGCGACGTGGGCGCGGCCTTCGGCCCGATCGCGGTGCAAAAAGGGGTGACGCAGCCGTACAAACCCTCCACCTGGGAGCAGGTGCCGGACTGGGCGAAGGATAAAGACGGCCACTGGGCGCTGGCCTACACCGGCACCATCGCTTTCATTATCAATAAGCAGCAGGTCAAAGACATTCCGCACAGCTGGGCCGACCTGCTGAAAGGCAGCTATCAGGTCACCATCGGCGACGTCGGCACAGCTTCGCAGGCGGCCAGCGGCGTATTGGCGGCCACCTACGCCATGGGCGGCAACGAAAAGAACCTGAAGCCGGGCCTGGAGTTCTTCGGCAAGCTGGCCAAGGCCGGGCGCCTGAGCCTGAGCAACCCGGTGATCGCCTCGCTGGAGAAAGGCGAAGTGCAGGTTGGCGTGGTATGGGACTTTAACGGCCTGAACTACCGCGATCAGATCGACAAAACCCGTTTCGACGTGCTGATCCCGTCGGACGGCTCCATCACCTCCGGCTACACCACCATCATCAACAAATACGCCAAACACCCGAACGCCGCCAAGCTGGCGCGTGAATACATCTTCTCCGACGCCGGCCAGATCAACCTGGCGCGCGGCTACGCCCGCCCGATCCGCGCCGAGCATCTGACCCTGCCGGATGACGTCAAGGCCAAGCTGCTGCCGGCCGAACAGTACAAGAATGCCCATCCGATCGCCGATCCGGCGGCCTGGGAGCAGAGCGCCAAAACGCTGCCGCGCCAGTGGCAGGAAAACGTCATCATGTTTATGCAGCAGTGA
- a CDS encoding UTRA domain-containing protein produces the protein MNDVPTTVAAICRTLTARIAGGEFSADGKLPSERALSEQFSTTRITLQEALGQLEAQGVIYRQMRRGWFISPPRLIYNPLQRSHFHAMAQQQGRDAHTEVIDSGRVTANAALARRLELPEGAKIYRIRRLRYIDGRAVLYCEHYLNPAYFAGILSEDLTQSLTGLYAERYDIRYGRVRFDMLPTLLPQQAAAMLKVTYGSPALFITRVNRDQHDRVIDCDLEYWRYDALHIDVEAR, from the coding sequence ATGAATGATGTACCGACCACGGTGGCGGCGATCTGCCGGACGCTGACCGCCCGTATCGCCGGAGGCGAGTTCAGCGCCGACGGCAAGCTGCCCTCCGAGCGCGCCCTGAGCGAACAGTTCTCCACCACCCGCATCACCCTGCAGGAAGCGCTCGGCCAACTGGAGGCGCAGGGCGTGATCTACCGGCAGATGCGCCGCGGCTGGTTTATCTCGCCGCCGCGCCTGATCTACAACCCGCTGCAGCGCAGCCACTTTCACGCCATGGCGCAGCAGCAGGGGCGCGACGCTCATACCGAAGTGATCGACAGCGGCCGCGTGACGGCGAACGCCGCCCTGGCGCGCCGGCTGGAGCTGCCGGAGGGCGCGAAAATTTACCGCATCCGCCGGCTGCGCTACATCGACGGCCGCGCAGTGCTGTATTGCGAGCACTATCTGAACCCGGCCTACTTCGCCGGCATCCTGAGTGAGGATCTGACCCAGTCGCTGACCGGGCTGTACGCCGAACGCTACGACATTCGCTATGGCCGGGTGCGCTTCGACATGCTGCCCACCCTGCTGCCGCAGCAGGCCGCCGCCATGCTGAAGGTCACCTACGGCAGCCCGGCGCTGTTCATTACCCGGGTGAACCGCGATCAGCACGATCGGGTGATTGACTGCGACCTGGAGTACTGGCGCTACGACGCGCTGCACATTGACGTCGAAGCCCGGTAA
- the metH gene encoding methionine synthase has product MTNRVEQLRRQLAQRILVLDGGMGTMIQSYRLEESDFRGERFADWQSDLKGNNDLLVLTKPEVITAIHYGYLEAGADILETNTFNSTTIAMADYHMESLSAEINYQAACLARACADEWTARTPEKPRYVAGVLGPTNRTASISPNVNDPAFRNVSFDELVAAYRESTRALVEGGVDLIMIETIFDTLNAKAAAFAVETEFEALGVALPIMISGTITDASGRTLSGQTTEAFYNSLRHVKPLTFGLNCALGPDELRQYVAELARISESYVTAHPNAGLPNAFGEYDLDAQEMAKQVGEWAHAGFLNIIGGCCGTTPEHIAAMAKAVEGVPPRRLPEIPVACRLAGLEPLNIDARTLFVNVGERTNVTGSARFKRLIKEEKYNEALDVARQQVESGAQIIDINMDEGMLDAEAAMVRFLNLIAGEPDIARVPIMIDSSKWSVIEKGLKCIQGKGIVNSISMKEGEEAFIHHARLVRRYGAAVVVMAFDEVGQADTRERKFEICRRAYKILTERVGFPPEDIIFDPNIFAVATGIEEHNNYAVDFIEACADIKTHLPHAMISGGVSNVSFSFRGNDPVREAIHAVFLYHAIRNGMDMGIVNAGQLAIYDDLSAELRDAVEDVILNRRDDGTERLLELAEKYRGSKDNDAAVQQAEWRGWPVEKRLEYSLVKGITEFIELDTEEARQNADRPIEVIEGPLMAGMNVVGDLFGEGKMFLPQVVKSARVMKQAVAYLEPYIEASKQKGSTAGKILLATVKGDVHDIGKNIVGVVLQCNNYEIVDLGVMVPTEKILRTAREEQVDIIGLSGLITPSLDEMVNVAKEMERQGFTLPLLIGGATTSKAHTAVKIEQNYSGSTTYVQNASRTVGVVSALLSATQRDDFVARTRKEYETVRIQHARKKPRTPPVSLQKARDNAMALDWESYRPPVPQQLGVHAVEADIGTLRRYIDWTPFFMTWSLAGKYPRILEDEVVGEEAKRLFADANQMLDMLAANRSLNPRGVYGLFPANRVGDDVEVYRDENRDEVLAVSRHLRQQTEKTDFPNYCLADFVAPKSSGKADYFGAFAVTGGLEEDELAAAYDAQHDDYNKIMVKALSDRLAEAFAEYLHERVRKLHWGFAADENLSNDELIRENYQGIRPAPGYPACPEHTEKAEIWRLLDVNRHTGMVLTESFAMWPGAAVSGWYFSHPESKYFAVAQIQRDQVEDYAARKGMSVGEVERWLAPNLGYDAD; this is encoded by the coding sequence TTTTGCCGACTGGCAGAGCGATCTGAAGGGCAATAACGACCTGTTGGTGCTGACCAAGCCGGAGGTGATCACCGCCATTCACTATGGCTACCTGGAAGCCGGCGCCGATATTCTCGAAACCAACACCTTCAACTCCACCACCATCGCCATGGCCGACTACCATATGGAGTCGCTGTCCGCCGAGATAAACTATCAGGCCGCCTGCCTGGCGCGCGCCTGCGCCGACGAATGGACCGCGCGCACGCCCGAAAAACCGCGCTACGTCGCCGGGGTGCTGGGGCCGACCAACCGCACCGCTTCAATCTCGCCGAACGTCAACGACCCGGCGTTCCGCAACGTTTCGTTCGATGAGCTGGTGGCGGCCTACCGCGAATCGACGCGCGCGCTGGTGGAGGGCGGGGTCGATCTGATCATGATCGAAACCATCTTCGACACCCTGAACGCCAAGGCCGCCGCCTTTGCGGTGGAAACCGAATTCGAAGCGCTGGGGGTGGCGCTGCCGATCATGATTTCCGGCACCATCACCGACGCTTCCGGCCGCACCCTGTCCGGCCAGACCACCGAAGCCTTCTACAACTCGCTGCGCCACGTGAAGCCGCTGACCTTCGGCCTGAACTGCGCGCTGGGCCCGGATGAGCTGCGCCAGTACGTCGCCGAGCTGGCGCGCATTTCGGAAAGCTACGTTACCGCGCACCCCAACGCCGGTTTGCCGAACGCCTTCGGCGAATACGATCTGGACGCGCAAGAGATGGCGAAGCAGGTCGGCGAGTGGGCGCACGCCGGCTTCCTCAATATCATCGGCGGCTGCTGCGGCACCACGCCGGAGCATATTGCGGCGATGGCTAAAGCGGTTGAGGGCGTGCCGCCGCGCCGGCTGCCGGAGATCCCGGTCGCCTGTCGTCTGGCGGGCCTGGAACCGTTGAACATCGACGCCAGGACCCTGTTCGTCAACGTCGGTGAGCGCACCAACGTCACCGGTTCCGCCCGCTTCAAGCGGCTGATCAAAGAAGAGAAATACAACGAAGCGCTCGACGTGGCGCGCCAGCAGGTAGAGAGCGGCGCGCAGATCATCGATATCAACATGGATGAGGGGATGCTCGACGCCGAAGCGGCGATGGTGCGTTTCCTCAATCTGATCGCCGGCGAGCCGGACATCGCCCGGGTGCCGATCATGATCGACTCCTCCAAGTGGTCGGTGATCGAAAAGGGCCTGAAGTGCATTCAGGGCAAAGGCATCGTCAACTCGATCTCGATGAAAGAGGGTGAAGAGGCCTTTATCCACCACGCCAGGCTGGTGCGCCGCTACGGCGCCGCCGTGGTGGTGATGGCGTTTGACGAAGTCGGCCAGGCGGATACCCGCGAGCGCAAGTTCGAGATCTGCCGCCGCGCCTATAAAATCTTGACCGAGCGCGTCGGCTTCCCGCCGGAAGACATCATTTTCGACCCGAACATTTTCGCCGTCGCTACCGGCATCGAAGAACACAACAACTACGCCGTCGACTTTATCGAAGCCTGCGCCGACATCAAAACGCACCTGCCGCATGCGATGATTTCCGGCGGGGTGTCCAACGTATCGTTCTCGTTCCGCGGCAACGATCCGGTACGCGAAGCGATCCACGCGGTGTTCCTGTACCACGCGATCCGCAACGGCATGGACATGGGCATCGTCAACGCCGGGCAGTTGGCTATCTACGACGATCTGAGCGCCGAGCTGCGCGACGCGGTGGAGGATGTGATCCTCAACCGCCGCGACGACGGCACCGAGCGGCTGCTGGAGCTGGCGGAAAAATACCGCGGCAGCAAAGACAACGACGCGGCGGTGCAGCAGGCCGAATGGCGCGGCTGGCCGGTGGAGAAACGGCTGGAATACTCGCTGGTGAAGGGCATCACCGAGTTTATCGAGCTGGATACCGAAGAGGCGCGGCAGAATGCCGATCGCCCGATCGAAGTGATCGAAGGGCCGTTGATGGCCGGGATGAACGTGGTCGGCGATCTGTTCGGCGAGGGCAAGATGTTCCTGCCGCAGGTGGTGAAGTCCGCCCGGGTGATGAAGCAGGCGGTGGCCTATCTGGAGCCGTACATCGAGGCCAGCAAGCAGAAGGGCTCCACCGCCGGCAAAATCCTGCTGGCGACGGTGAAGGGCGACGTGCATGACATCGGCAAGAATATCGTCGGCGTGGTGCTGCAGTGCAACAACTATGAAATCGTCGATCTGGGCGTGATGGTGCCGACGGAGAAAATCCTCAGGACCGCGCGCGAAGAGCAGGTGGACATCATCGGCCTGTCCGGGCTTATCACTCCGTCGCTGGATGAAATGGTCAACGTGGCCAAAGAGATGGAGCGTCAGGGCTTTACCCTGCCGTTGCTGATCGGCGGCGCCACCACCTCCAAGGCGCATACCGCGGTGAAGATCGAGCAGAACTACAGCGGCTCCACCACCTATGTGCAGAACGCCTCGCGCACCGTGGGCGTGGTGTCGGCGCTGCTGTCCGCCACCCAGCGCGACGATTTTGTGGCGCGTACCCGCAAAGAATACGAAACCGTGCGCATTCAGCATGCGCGCAAAAAGCCGCGCACGCCGCCGGTCAGCCTGCAGAAGGCGCGCGACAACGCCATGGCGCTGGACTGGGAAAGCTACCGGCCGCCGGTGCCGCAGCAGCTTGGGGTGCATGCGGTGGAGGCCGATATCGGCACCCTGCGCCGCTACATCGACTGGACGCCGTTCTTCATGACCTGGTCGCTGGCGGGCAAGTACCCGCGCATTCTGGAAGATGAGGTGGTGGGGGAAGAGGCCAAACGGCTGTTCGCCGACGCCAACCAGATGCTGGACATGCTGGCCGCCAACCGCAGCCTCAACCCGCGCGGCGTGTACGGCCTGTTCCCGGCCAACCGGGTCGGCGACGACGTGGAAGTGTATCGCGACGAAAATCGCGACGAGGTGCTGGCGGTCAGCCGCCATTTGCGTCAGCAAACGGAAAAAACCGACTTCCCGAACTACTGCCTGGCGGACTTCGTGGCGCCGAAAAGCAGCGGCAAAGCCGACTACTTCGGCGCCTTCGCCGTCACCGGCGGGCTGGAGGAAGACGAGCTGGCGGCGGCTTACGACGCGCAGCACGATGATTACAACAAGATCATGGTCAAGGCGCTGTCGGACCGCCTGGCCGAAGCCTTCGCCGAGTATCTGCACGAGCGGGTGCGCAAGCTGCACTGGGGGTTCGCCGCCGACGAGAACCTGAGCAACGACGAGCTGATCCGCGAGAATTATCAGGGCATCCGCCCGGCGCCGGGGTATCCGGCCTGCCCGGAGCACACCGAAAAAGCGGAGATCTGGCGCCTGCTGGACGTTAACCGCCATACCGGCATGGTGCTGACCGAGTCCTTCGCCATGTGGCCGGGGGCGGCGGTGTCCGGCTGGTACTTCAGCCATCCGGAGAGCAAGTATTTTGCGGTGGCGCAGATCCAGCGCGATCAGGTGGAGGACTATGCGGCGCGCAAAGGCATGAGCGTCGGCGAGGTCGAACGCTGGCTGGCGCCCAACCTCGGCTACGACGCCGACTGA